The Haloplanus sp. CK5-1 genome segment GCTGTTCCGTGCGCTCCCGCAGGAACTCGACAAGAGCACGTACATCGGCATCGCGGGCATGGTCCTCACGCCGATCGCGGCGGCGTTCCTCTCCCACGAGTTCGTCGGCGCGTGGCAGTGGGGACCGATCGCGTGCGCGCCGCTGATCCTCCGCTACGCCGAGCCGATCGAGGGCGAAGCGCGGGCGTACGCGGCACCGGGACAGGCCCGCAAGGCCTGGACGACCGCGTGGTACGCCGACATCAATATGAAGCGTTTCGCGACGATCGACCAGCTGGCGAAGGCACTGCTCGAGAGCGAGGAGCGCAAGTACAACGTCGAGGAGTGGCTCAACGAGTTCCGCGAGGAGGGCGTCATCGACTCGGCGAACGACAGCGACTCGGACCCGTTTGACTACGTCATGTCGGAGGATGATCCGGCGACGACGGCCAAGAACGGGACGTCTAACGACACGGGGGCGGACTGATGTCGGCCGATCATCCCCCGGACTCGCGGCCGAACTTCGGCCGCCCGGCCCTCGAGAATCTCGAGGATGCCCACGACGTCCTGATCGCAGAGCTTCGTGACGGCTTCGCCGATCTCGACGCGGTGATCCACTGGCATCGGCGGCTGGCTGTCCGGACGCTTGGCTGTCTCGACGGCGGGTTCTACGCCGACCTCCGCACGGAGGGGAAGGTCTGGGCGGCGCTCATCACCTCAGGCGAGCGCGAGAAGTTCCTCACCTCTGCCGACGCGATCAGCGAGGAGAGCGCCCTCGAGACGCGCCTGGACTACGAGGCGACGTTCGTCCTCCCGGCCACCGAGATGGCCTTTCGGTCGCTCCGGAAGAGCGCGGCCGAGTACTTCGGCGAGGATCGCGACGAGACGGTCACCGTCGCCGGTGAGGAGTTCCATGCGATGCGGCCGGCGCTCTCGCACCTAGAGGAGCGCCAGGAGGCGATGCTCGACGATCTCCTCGACGGCGTCGACGGCGGGCGCTCGGGGCTCCTCGACTGGCTGCGGGACCTGAACGGCGCAACGTTCGGGCAGATCCATCCGCGATTCCAGTCGCAGGCCTACAAGGAAAGCGACGTCCTCCGGCGCGTCCTCCTCGACGAGTACCACGACGACGCGGCGGCCAAGCGGACGCGCCAGCGCCTCGCGTTTGCGTACCTGCTCCCCGCGTTCAACGCGGGCGTCCGTACGCTCGTCGGGAAGGCCGGCGAGGACACTGGTATCGACGAACAGCTGGGTGCGACCATGGAGAGTCTGAAAGCATGAGTACGCAGAACCAATTCGAACCGACGAAAGAGGCGGTCTTAGCAGCGTTCCCCGACCAACACACCGAGAGCCGGCAGTACACCGGCGACGACCGACGTCACGACGACGCGACCGACATGAAGCGTCGACACAGCATCCCCGAGGTCAACTGGGAGGCACAGTGGTCACGGGCCGAGGCTGCGCACAAAGACTACGCAGAGGCCGGGGAACGAAAGTGGAAGAAGAAGCTCCTTCCCAACATCATCCGCCACGAGTACGAACCGTCCGAGTCGGGGATGTCGGACGGTGGGACCGACCTGCTCTCGGTCGGCGAACCGGGCTCTGGGAAGTCGAACTTCGCTCTCTGGCTCTCCCAGCGTCTGATGAGCGAAAACAACGAGAAGGTCGTCTGGCGCGCCTCGACGTCCCGGTCGGAGTGGCTCCCGTTCGCGCCCTGGGCGCGCGTCTGCTTGCCCAAGGGCGTGGACGTCCGCGCGGAGTTCGTCCCGAAGAATCCGACTCAGGAGGGCTTCGAAGTGGACCTCGAGGACGTCGTCCGCGAGGTCGTCCGGTACAACGACGTCGTCGACCTCAACAAGCGGGTGCTAAAGCCCGGCGTGTTCCACGTCGTGTACCCCGATCCGCGGATGCGAGGCTGCCAGTGGGTCTACGAGCAAGACCCCGAAAAGCAGTACGACGGCCTCGAGTTCTCGACAGAGGATCCGATCAACCACTGGTGGTTCGGCTGGATGCACGCCCGCGTCTCGCAGGGACCGCATCACTTCTCGTCGGTGATGTTCGACGAGATCGGCGACATCGCGCCGGAATCCGCCTCGAAAGACGAGTTCGCCCACTACCAGAAGGTCGAACTCCTGAAGGACTGCTGGGTCGACGCCCGCAAGTACGGCCACTCGATCTTCGCGTTCGGGCACTCCGAGACCGACATTCACTCGATGATCCGGCGGAAGATCCGGTGGCGCGCGACGATGGCCGGCTCGACGAACCCCACCAAAGCCGGTGGCATCGTTGGCTTCGGGAAGGTCCCGATGAACCACGACCTCATGTCGAGCCGTGACATCGGTGACGTCCTGATCTACAACGAAGGCGAGTTCCAGTTCCCACCGCTCAACACGACGCACATCGAGTCACCGACCTCGATGACACTGAAGGTGGCCTACCAGGAGGGAGCATGATCGACGCGACCGCCGGGGTGGGAGGCGTCAGTTCGATGTTCCAGCGTGCCGGCTCAGTCCGGCGTGTCTTCGCTTCGTTTTCGACGCCGAGACCCACGGGGTGGTGGGTCGGAAACAGCCAGAGACGGCGATCCGCGGCGGATCTACAGATCTTTTCGCACGCGCGTAGTACAGGAGAGGTAAAAATTATCCCCGGGGGAAGGGAGCGATGACCAGTTCTGTTGCGCTCGCGTTGAATCCCTACGAGATCATCTCGGGACTACTGCGCGACGTCGTCGGGTGGCTCCTCAACGCCGCCGGCATCGAGGGCGTCGCGACCGGAGCGGTCATCATCGCGATCGTCTGGCTCTGGTGGGGCTACAAGTTGAGCGCACTCGCGAGCGCCGGGCGCACGCTGGGCGCGACGATCGCGCAGCACGCGGTCGTGTCGGCCGCGGTCGCGGCCGCAGTACTGTGCGGACTCCTGTACGCGGGCGTCATCCCGGGTGTGGACATGCAGGCCGCGGGTGCGCTCGTCTCGGGCGCGCTCGAGGTGGTTCCATGGTAGACCTTGAGACCATTCTCCACGAGGAGTACGAGAGCGACGGTGGACTCGTCCTCTTCCGGTGTGCGGAGTGTGGATACACGTCGCTCAGTCTCGGCGGGACGCACGGCCACATCGAAAAACATCGGGGATACACCCGCTTCGGCATCAAGATCCCGTTCACCAAGACCTCGATGGGCAACTGGAGCGAGTTGATGAAGCGAACCGAGGTGTTACTCGTCGAGGACACGAGCGAGATCAGCCTCGAGGAGGTCGAAGGACTGTGAACGCCGTCGCCGAGGAGGATGTCGACGGCGAGTACCACGTCGGCGAGACGTACGCCAGCCGCGTCGGCACGGGCGACACGGTCGCGGTCACCGGCCAGATCACCAAGCGGACGACCATCGATGCGAAGCTCCTCGTCGGCGTCTGGGAGTGTCGCGACTGCCGTCGTCGCGAACGTGTGCAACAGGCGTTCTGGGACATCACCCCACCGATGTACTGCGACTCGTGCGAGAAGAAGTCGGTCCACTGGGTTCCCCGGAAGAACCGGTGGCAGTACGGCGACTACCGGAAGCTCCGCCTGAAGCCGCTCCCCGAGGAGATGGACGACGACCGCGAACACATCGACGCGCATCTGACGGGCGCGCTCGCCCGGCGCGACCTCGAGGCCGGCGACCAGGTCACGGTCGTCGCTGAGTTCGAGCGCTACCACGAGCAGGGCAAGACCGTCGCGACCGACGTCCTCGATGCGGAGGCGGTGTTCGTCGACGACGACTCACTCGACGAGGACGACCTCGCGGCCTACCGCGAGCAGCTGGACGAGATCGCCGCCGCCGAGGATCCGATCCCGACGCTCGTCGACTCTGTCGCGACCGATCACTTCGGCGACCAGCATCTCAAGGAGGCGCTCCTCCTCCTGTTGGTTCGTGGCAACGACGCCGCGTCGATGCGGGGGACGATCCACATGATGTTGCTGGGCGATCCTGGCACCGGGAAGACCGACTTCGGCGAGGCCCTCGTCGAACTCGCTCCACGCGGGAAGAAGGCCTCCGGCAACTCCGGGACCAGCGCGGCCGGCCTCACGGCGGCGATCACCCGCGACGACTTCTCCGACTCGGAGTTCACGATCAGCGCGGGAGCGATCCCGCAGTGCTCCGGCGGCGCCGTCTTCATCGACGAACTCGACAGCGCCGACGAGACCGATCAGGAGGCGATGCTCGAGGCGATGGAGTCACAGGTGATCAACATCCAGAAGGCCGGGCGGGAGGCTACACTGGAGGCGTCGACAGCCGTCCTCTCCGGCGCGAATCCCGAGGACGGGAACTTCCGGGAGGACGAACCGCCCCACCAGCAGACGAACGTGCCGTCGCCGCTGCTGACCCGCTTCGACCTGATGTTCGTGACCCGGGAGCGTGAGGAGCGCGAGGAGATCGCCAACATCGCCGGCCACATCATCGACAACCACGACGTCGAGATCCGCGACCAGCGCGGCCTCGACGTCGACGACTCGCTGCGGGAGAGCGTCGAACCTGAGGTCGAGGAGGACGTCCTCCGGGCCTACCTCGCGGCCGCGCGTCAATTGGAGCCGGTATTCGCGAGTCAGGAGGTGAAGGATGTGCTGGAAACGTGGTACGTCGAGACGAAGACGCGCATCATCGCCGAGGAGGATCGAGAGTTCCCCGTGACGCCCCGCAGCGCCCAGGACCTGATCCGGCTGGCCGAGGCCTCCGCGAAGCTGCGTCACTCCGAGACGGTCGACCTCGTCGACGCCGAGCGGGCGACGCGCCTGAAGGGGCGCTCGTTCCGCGAACTCGGGCTGGAGACGCCGGCGATGGAGGTCGAGACCGACGAGGACGGAAACCTCGTCGCCGATCACGCCGAGACGCCGACCGCCGCGGTGACCGAGGCCGTCGAGGAGCTGAAGATGCAGTCCAGCGAGTACGGCGCCGATCCCGAAGCGGTGGCGGTCGCCGCTGCGGAAACGTCCGACCTCTCCGTCCGGGAGGCCGAGGCGCTCGTCGAGGACATGATCGAGGCCGGCACCCTCAGCGAGGTCGGTGGCGGCCGACTCACCGCGTAGGCGACTTCTGCAGGCCGGTTTCGGACGTTCTACCCACAGTGAGAGCGGTCAGACTACCGATCCAGATGAGAGAACGATCGTCGTCGCCGTCAGAGCACCGCTCAGAACAGTAGTAAATTCTATGTCGCTATATTAATTCCGTGGCGATGTCTCTAATTTCGTGTTTGTACAGAAACGCGCAACTATTCGGCCCATAGCCGCTCCAGACCGGCCGCGACCGCCGCCGTGCGAACCACTAAGTTGCGTGATACTCAAAATTAACGCGTAATGCGTAGCGAGCGTAACAAGGACGGCACCTGGAACGTCTGGATGAGTCGCGACGAGTACCACGAACTCCCCCGGTCCGCGTCGTCGTTCCAGCGGGAGATCGCGATCCGGTTGATGGGCGACTGCGGTCTCCGCGTCGCCGAGACGCTCGACGTCGCTCCCGAGCACGTCACGCGGACGAAGGACGGCCGCCATCATCAGCTCGAGGTCATCTCGGGGAAGGACACCACCGGCGAGTACCAGGGCGGGAAGTATCGCGAGACGTGGCTCCCCCGTGACGTCGAGGTGCTGCTGGCGCGCTACGAACAGGAGAACGGCCTCGGTCCGGGAGATCCCTTCATCGATGTGAAAAAGCGGCAGGTCCAGAACTGGGTGAACGACGCCGCCGCCAGCGCTGCCGAGGAGACCGGTGACGACGACTACCGGAAGATCTCGACGCACGACCTCCGCCGCTGCTGGGCGAACCACCTGCTCGTCGAGGAGAACGTCTCCCCGCGGATCGTGATGGCCCTCGGTGGGTGGAGTTCCTACGACGCCATCGAGCCGTACCTGGCAGCGCCGACCGAGGAGAATATCATCCAGTCGATGAGCCAGGTGTCGCTCTGACAGCCCGGACTGCTTACTTCAAGCGCGCGCGTTTAGGGACGGTCGTCGAGAACAGGTGATTCTGATCGGTGCTACCTTCGAGTTATGTGTTTTGTTGAAAATTATTAGCAACTAACACAATCTGGGTGCTGAATACAGAAGGTGTATCCAGTAGAACAGATTCAGATTAGAGTCTATTTTGATGCCCATGAGTATGAGATTCGCTCCAGAAGATCGACATCGGAGAGGACGCAGCAATCTCAGTTGACTCGGGCTACAAAAAATCGAATTCGGACTGCTCTGTGACCGCTTCCGGCGGTCAATCGTGGTTCTTATTTTTGTATCGGGTAGCCAGCAACGTCGAAGCTAGGAGCGCGAGTACTGCAACGACCACACTAAAGCCGGGGCCACTGCCCTCCGTAGACGCCGCCGTCGGTGTCTGGGTAGACGTTGTCGCCGGTGTCTGGGTAGACGTTGCCGTCGATGTCTGAGTCGGCGTCGCCGTCGGCGTTTGTGTGGGTGTTGCGGTTGCCTGCGTGTCTTGCTCGGCAACCACACCGAACACCGAGAATCCAGGCGTATCGGCCGCAACGACCACCGTACTGTCAGTCTCGCTCACAATTTCGGTGTCGAGGGTGTCAAGCTCGCCGCCAGCTTCGTCGTAGCGGGTTATTCGAAGATCCGACGGGTCCGCATCGGCATCCTCAATTGCTGCACGCGAAACGGTGAGTTCTACCGTTCCAGAGCTGTCTGCTACATCGTCGGGCGGTGAGATGTCGACTGTCGCGATCACCGATCCGGATGGGGTCGGTGCACCGCTCGGGAACCCGTTGACGGAACTGATCGAGACGAACCCAGTCGTGGGTCCACTGAACGTGGCCTTGACGTTCGAAATGTCGCCCATCGAGACACGCTGGTCCACTGAGTCGGAGCCAGCAACGAGTGACCCGCTTCCGCGATTACTCCCGCTACTGGTGTCGTCGGTGGAATCTCCGCCGTCGTCGTCAGCGACCTGCACGACAGCGAACGGCGAAAGGCTACTTGCAGTCGCCTCGAGCCGGACGTTTCCGTTGTTGGTGCGCCGGACGTCCGTCTCCAACTGTGTCCAGTTCCCATTCACGTAGTGGAGAAGCCTCACCTGATCAATATCGTCGACTGCCGACGCGTTGACCGTGAGCGCCACCGTAACGTCCTCGTTGACTGCTCGGTCTGCCGAGATATCGGCGTAGACGGACACGGATTTAGCCAGTTCCTCGGTGGGTTCGGATGCCCCTCCAGTCGGTCGATCGGATTCGACCACAGTCACGAAACTGGCGGAGGTCGACGAGTCGAACGTCACCTCCGACTCCTCGATACCGCCGACTTCGGCGCTCAGGTCGGCCCGTGCCGTCCCATTAGCGTCGACGGAGCCGCTACCGACCGATTTGCTCAGCGAGGTCCGGGCCGAATCGGTGTAGAACGGTGTGAAGTCGACGTCCCCACTCACGCTGGTGCCAGTACCTGAACTATCACCGCTGGGGCCACTGGATGCGCCCCACCAGTTGTCGGTGGCGTCAAGCGTGTCGCCGGTACCGTCGTTGGTGACCCCGGAGTTGCTGTTCCCGGACAGGTCGTTGTCGTTGACCGTGACCGAGTCAAGTGTCGCGACGCCGCTGGGGTTCACACCGGCCGGTCCCGCTGTATCATCGAGGACTCTGACACCGTCTTGATTGCTGTTGATGTCGTTGTCGCTGATATCGGCGTTGAGCGTCTCACCAGTGTCGCCGAAGTCGGAGAATTTGACGCCAATGACGTTGTTGTCCAGGGTATTGGCCGTAATACTGGCACCGGAGATACCTCCCGTGTTGGTATCCTGCGTCGAGATAGCGATCCCGTGATCGAAGTCGGTGATCTCGTTGTTATCGACGACGGTGTTCGTGTTGGTACTCTGATCGCCACGGTTGTCCGTGATTAGGATTCCCTGTTGGGGTTGACTTCCGCCGGACTGCGTGATATTGTTGTTCGAGATAGTGACGCCATCGGTTGCTCGGATTGAGACTCCTTGAGCGAACCCCTGTCCATTAACGCGTTCGATGCTGAAGTCGTCGACGGTAACGGTGCTCGCTTCGACCTGGACGACAGGCGTACTACTCGCCTCGTCGAGCCGGATCGTCGTCGCATCCGCCCCGTCGGTCGAGGTGAGCGTCAGACCGGTAGTGCTGACCGACACCGACTCGTTGTAGGTGCCGGGAGGCACTTCGATCGTCTCTCCGGCGTTGGCGTTGTCGACAGCATCCTGAATGGTGGCGTTATAGACGCTTTGGTCAACGTTGAAAACGCCCGTTGAGCTGCCGTCGACGGCATCAAGCCACGGGGCGACAGCAACCTTACTCAGATTGTTGACCTGCGTGTCGAAGTCAGGGTTGGCGCTTCCCCACCAGTTGTCGGTGGCGTCAAGCGTGTCGCCGGTACCGTCGTTGGTGACCCCGGAGTTACTGTTTCCGGACAGGTCGTTGTCGTTGACCGTGACCGAGTCAAGTGTCGCGACGCCGCTGGGTGTCGTTCCCGCTGGCCCCGTCGTATCGTCAAGGACTCTGACACCGTCCTGATTGCTGTTGATGTCGTTGTCGCTGATGTCGGCGTTGAGCGTCTCACCAGTGTCGCCGAAGTCTGAGAATTTGACACCGATGACGTTGTTGTTGAGGGTGTTGTTAGTAATACTAGCACTGGAGATGCCCCCTGTGTTGGTATCCTGTGTCGAGATGGCGACCCCGTGGTCGAAATCGCTGATCTCGTTGTTGTCGACGACGGTGTTGGTATTGGTTCCTTGATCGCCACGGTTGTCCGTGATCAGGATGCCCTGTTGAGGCTGGGTCCCACCCGTCTGCGTGATGTCGTTGTTTGAGATGGTCACGCCATCGGTGGCCCGAATCGAAACACCTTGTGCGAATGTATCACCGTTCAGACGCTCGATACTGAATCCGTCGACGGTAACGGTGCTCGCTTCGATCTGGACGACGGGCGTGCTACTCGCTTCGTCGAGCCGGATCGTCGTCGAATCGGACCCATTGACCGACTCGAGCGTTAGATCCGAAGTGCTGATCGTGACCGACTCGTTGTAGGTCCCATCCTCAACTTGAATCGTATCACCGGAATTGGCCGCGTCTACGGCTGCCTGTATCGTCTCGTACGGCGACGATCCGTTATCGCTACCGTCCGTCGCATCGACCGTAAGCGTCGACTGTGCTGTCGCGTCTCCAACAAACGCCACCCCGCCGACAGCAATTACGGACACTATCATAATAGCCGACAACGCTATCGATAGTGCTTGCCTCGATCTACCCGCACCAAGGTTGCTCATCGATTATTCCCCCCGGAAGACCGCCGATTTTGTCTCAAACTACTGTGTAACATCGATTCTGCAGCATCCGCTGCAATAACTATCGCTCTATCCACTATAGCGGTGGCCGTCTCATAGTGTCTAGGGAACTGTTTTACCGATAGAGACGCTGGCGTTGGTAATGGGTCGGCTTGACGATATCACGCTCGAAGAACTCTACGATCTCAAGGACCAGATCGACGAAGGGAAGCCGCGAGAACGTGTTCTCGCGGCGATCGGGCGCAAGAAGGGCGATCAACTGGATACACTGGCTGACCGCCACGGTGTTGTCGAGAAAACGATTCGCAACTGGCTCGATCGGTTCAAGGAAGAACCGATCGAGCAGGCACCTTACGACGCTCCTCGACCAGGAGGTCCAGCAAAAATCGAGGGCAAAGATCGTGAGCGACTGTTCGAGCAGTTGCAACAGCCGCCGACCGAACTCGGATACGACCAGCAAGCGTGGTCAGCGAAACTCTTGCTTCATCACGCCAAAGAGGAATACGGCGTCGAATACCACGAAACCTACGCGTATGACTTGTTGAAAGAGGCCGGGCTGTCCTTGCGGACAGCACGGCCTCAACATCATGAAGCCGACCCTGAAGAGAAAACTGAGTTTCAGGAGACAGTCGAAAAAAACGGCCCGAACTAACCGAGAAAACTGTCGTTGTTGTCGATCAGTTCACCAAGCACGTCGGAACTGTTCAGCGACGTGGCTTCTACCCAATTGGCTCAAACCCGACAATAGAGGTTGCAACAGCGTGGGATTCAGTGACGGTGCTGGGCGCTGTCACCGACGACGGTGACAGCTTCTTCTGCTGGACAGAAGAGAATCTCACACGGAACCACGGGATTCGGCTGTTAGAAGCGCTGAAAGACAAGTTCGGTGAGGAGTTAGTGGTGTTTCTGGATCGAGCGGGTTACTTCTACGCGAGGGATCTGTGGGAGCACGTGAGTGGTGAGCGCGAGACCGAAACTGTCGGAGACAGTTCGGTCTCGTGCGTGCGAGGGGATGATCTCGAAGTGTGGTACTTCCCGTCGAAACTTCCCGAATTGAACGCTGTCGAAGGGTGCTGGGACCAATTGCAAGAGTGGTTCAAGTATCGCCTTATGCCAGATCTCTCGACGCTGAAAGAATGCATTCCACGAGGATTGAGCGCGATCACCGAACCGAACATCTGGCCGTATCTCACCGGTAAAGATTCGAACTAAACACTATCAGGCTTCAATAATACGATCGAATCGTCTGAGTGATCCATGTGAATTTTATTGCATATATGAGTCCAGTTAGGACGACCACTGCTGGTGCTGATTCTAAACGGTATTTAGGGTTATCTCCGTAACAGGATGCCAAA includes the following:
- a CDS encoding ATP-binding protein, whose product is MSTQNQFEPTKEAVLAAFPDQHTESRQYTGDDRRHDDATDMKRRHSIPEVNWEAQWSRAEAAHKDYAEAGERKWKKKLLPNIIRHEYEPSESGMSDGGTDLLSVGEPGSGKSNFALWLSQRLMSENNEKVVWRASTSRSEWLPFAPWARVCLPKGVDVRAEFVPKNPTQEGFEVDLEDVVREVVRYNDVVDLNKRVLKPGVFHVVYPDPRMRGCQWVYEQDPEKQYDGLEFSTEDPINHWWFGWMHARVSQGPHHFSSVMFDEIGDIAPESASKDEFAHYQKVELLKDCWVDARKYGHSIFAFGHSETDIHSMIRRKIRWRATMAGSTNPTKAGGIVGFGKVPMNHDLMSSRDIGDVLIYNEGEFQFPPLNTTHIESPTSMTLKVAYQEGA
- a CDS encoding ATP-binding protein, whose amino-acid sequence is MNAVAEEDVDGEYHVGETYASRVGTGDTVAVTGQITKRTTIDAKLLVGVWECRDCRRRERVQQAFWDITPPMYCDSCEKKSVHWVPRKNRWQYGDYRKLRLKPLPEEMDDDREHIDAHLTGALARRDLEAGDQVTVVAEFERYHEQGKTVATDVLDAEAVFVDDDSLDEDDLAAYREQLDEIAAAEDPIPTLVDSVATDHFGDQHLKEALLLLLVRGNDAASMRGTIHMMLLGDPGTGKTDFGEALVELAPRGKKASGNSGTSAAGLTAAITRDDFSDSEFTISAGAIPQCSGGAVFIDELDSADETDQEAMLEAMESQVINIQKAGREATLEASTAVLSGANPEDGNFREDEPPHQQTNVPSPLLTRFDLMFVTREREEREEIANIAGHIIDNHDVEIRDQRGLDVDDSLRESVEPEVEEDVLRAYLAAARQLEPVFASQEVKDVLETWYVETKTRIIAEEDREFPVTPRSAQDLIRLAEASAKLRHSETVDLVDAERATRLKGRSFRELGLETPAMEVETDEDGNLVADHAETPTAAVTEAVEELKMQSSEYGADPEAVAVAAAETSDLSVREAEALVEDMIEAGTLSEVGGGRLTA
- a CDS encoding site-specific integrase; this encodes MRSERNKDGTWNVWMSRDEYHELPRSASSFQREIAIRLMGDCGLRVAETLDVAPEHVTRTKDGRHHQLEVISGKDTTGEYQGGKYRETWLPRDVEVLLARYEQENGLGPGDPFIDVKKRQVQNWVNDAAASAAEETGDDDYRKISTHDLRRCWANHLLVEENVSPRIVMALGGWSSYDAIEPYLAAPTEENIIQSMSQVSL
- a CDS encoding PGF-pre-PGF domain-containing protein, translated to MSNLGAGRSRQALSIALSAIMIVSVIAVGGVAFVGDATAQSTLTVDATDGSDNGSSPYETIQAAVDAANSGDTIQVEDGTYNESVTISTSDLTLESVNGSDSTTIRLDEASSTPVVQIEASTVTVDGFSIERLNGDTFAQGVSIRATDGVTISNNDITQTGGTQPQQGILITDNRGDQGTNTNTVVDNNEISDFDHGVAISTQDTNTGGISSASITNNTLNNNVIGVKFSDFGDTGETLNADISDNDINSNQDGVRVLDDTTGPAGTTPSGVATLDSVTVNDNDLSGNSNSGVTNDGTGDTLDATDNWWGSANPDFDTQVNNLSKVAVAPWLDAVDGSSTGVFNVDQSVYNATIQDAVDNANAGETIEVPPGTYNESVSVSTTGLTLTSTDGADATTIRLDEASSTPVVQVEASTVTVDDFSIERVNGQGFAQGVSIRATDGVTISNNNITQSGGSQPQQGILITDNRGDQSTNTNTVVDNNEITDFDHGIAISTQDTNTGGISGASITANTLDNNVIGVKFSDFGDTGETLNADISDNDINSNQDGVRVLDDTAGPAGVNPSGVATLDSVTVNDNDLSGNSNSGVTNDGTGDTLDATDNWWGASSGPSGDSSGTGTSVSGDVDFTPFYTDSARTSLSKSVGSGSVDANGTARADLSAEVGGIEESEVTFDSSTSASFVTVVESDRPTGGASEPTEELAKSVSVYADISADRAVNEDVTVALTVNASAVDDIDQVRLLHYVNGNWTQLETDVRRTNNGNVRLEATASSLSPFAVVQVADDDGGDSTDDTSSGSNRGSGSLVAGSDSVDQRVSMGDISNVKATFSGPTTGFVSISSVNGFPSGAPTPSGSVIATVDISPPDDVADSSGTVELTVSRAAIEDADADPSDLRITRYDEAGGELDTLDTEIVSETDSTVVVAADTPGFSVFGVVAEQDTQATATPTQTPTATPTQTSTATSTQTPATTSTQTPTAASTEGSGPGFSVVVAVLALLASTLLATRYKNKNHD
- a CDS encoding IS630 family transposase; this encodes MGRLDDITLEELYDLKDQIDEGKPRERVLAAIGRKKGDQLDTLADRHGVVEKTIRNWLDRFKEEPIEQAPYDAPRPGGPAKIEGKDRERLFEQLQQPPTELGYDQQAWSAKLLLHHAKEEYGVEYHETYAYDLLKEAGLSLRTARPQHHEADPEEKTEFQETVEKNGPN